One window of Hylemonella gracilis genomic DNA carries:
- a CDS encoding DUF2938 domain-containing protein: MGVGATLVMDLWLLLLQAVGVPALNFRPLGRWVGHMPRGHWVHDSISKAAPVRGELALGWIVHYLTGISFALLFTGLCGPTWLRTPTLLPFLAFGIGTVALPLFVMQPAMGAGFASARTATPVLNRVKSLANHTVFGLGLYAAALAAAVLDHA; the protein is encoded by the coding sequence ATGGGCGTCGGTGCTACCCTGGTGATGGACCTGTGGCTGCTACTGCTCCAGGCTGTCGGTGTACCCGCCCTCAATTTCAGACCGCTCGGTCGCTGGGTCGGGCATATGCCGCGGGGACACTGGGTGCACGACAGTATCTCCAAGGCAGCCCCTGTGCGTGGTGAATTGGCGCTGGGCTGGATCGTCCACTATCTCACCGGCATCTCCTTTGCGCTGCTGTTCACCGGGCTGTGTGGCCCGACGTGGCTGAGAACGCCCACGCTCTTGCCTTTCCTGGCCTTTGGGATTGGCACCGTGGCATTGCCGCTGTTTGTCATGCAACCGGCCATGGGCGCCGGCTTCGCCTCGGCACGCACGGCGACACCAGTCCTCAATCGTGTCAAGAGCCTGGCCAACCACACCGTGTTCGGTCTCGGCCTGTACGCGGCAGCACTTGCTGCGGCTGTCCTGGACCACGCCTGA
- a CDS encoding glucose 1-dehydrogenase, translated as MNPLVVLVTGALTGIGRATALAFAQEGARIVVSGRRDVEGQALAAELRRLGVEAEFLRADVRYESDVRALVDKTVERFGRLDIAVNNAGTEGVQAPITEQGADDYAATFDTNVLGTLLSLKHEMRVMLEQGTGSIVNLSSIAGQVGFPGASIYVASKHAIEGLTKSAALEGAAAGVRVNAVAPGPVQTEMLDRFVGGDQQAKAGFLSIVPAKRAATVDEIAQTIIFVASSKAAYLTGQSITIDGGFTAQ; from the coding sequence ATGAATCCCCTCGTCGTACTCGTCACAGGAGCGCTCACCGGTATCGGACGAGCCACCGCTCTGGCTTTCGCTCAAGAAGGCGCCCGCATTGTTGTCAGTGGACGACGTGACGTTGAGGGTCAGGCGCTTGCCGCCGAGTTGCGCCGCCTGGGCGTCGAAGCCGAATTCCTGCGTGCCGATGTGCGCTACGAGTCCGACGTGCGCGCCTTGGTCGACAAGACCGTTGAGCGGTTCGGCAGGCTCGACATCGCGGTCAACAACGCCGGCACGGAAGGCGTGCAGGCGCCCATCACGGAGCAAGGGGCGGATGACTACGCCGCCACTTTCGACACCAATGTGCTGGGGACGCTGTTGTCGCTCAAGCACGAAATGCGCGTAATGCTTGAGCAGGGCACGGGCAGCATCGTCAATCTATCGTCTATTGCTGGCCAGGTCGGTTTTCCTGGCGCCTCCATCTATGTGGCCAGCAAGCATGCCATCGAAGGACTGACCAAGAGCGCCGCGCTCGAGGGTGCCGCAGCGGGAGTGCGCGTCAACGCTGTTGCACCAGGCCCTGTCCAGACCGAGATGCTGGACCGCTTTGTTGGCGGTGATCAGCAAGCCAAGGCTGGCTTCCTCTCGATCGTCCCGGCCAAACGTGCCGCGACCGTTGACGAAATCGCCCAGACCATCATCTTCGTCGCCAGTAGCAAGGCGGCGTACCTCACCGGTCAGTCGATCACGATCGACGGCGGTTTCACGGCGCAGTAA
- a CDS encoding DMT family transporter — translation MPATSPTTKSDTKRLVAGVAIGLIAASIGALYTVYARWGISRGMGTADLTALRFGAAGLATFPLLARVLWLDARVFMKRWRVWLLMAILAGTPFGLLIFGALQLAPQSHAAVFPFATMRVMGMVLSAWLLGDALTPRRIAGIAIVPAQTRPSGWPLPWPGFCSPSHGQLGGI, via the coding sequence GTGCCAGCAACATCTCCGACCACGAAATCGGATACCAAGCGTTTGGTTGCCGGGGTTGCCATTGGTTTGATTGCAGCCAGTATTGGCGCGCTCTACACGGTGTATGCCCGCTGGGGCATCTCCCGAGGTATGGGGACAGCGGATCTGACCGCGCTGCGCTTTGGAGCGGCAGGATTGGCAACCTTTCCGCTGCTGGCACGGGTCCTTTGGCTGGACGCCCGGGTGTTCATGAAGCGATGGCGTGTCTGGTTGCTCATGGCGATTCTCGCTGGTACGCCATTCGGGCTGCTGATATTTGGCGCATTGCAGCTTGCGCCACAAAGCCATGCGGCAGTTTTCCCGTTCGCGACCATGCGCGTGATGGGCATGGTGCTGAGCGCATGGTTGCTGGGCGACGCGTTGACTCCGCGTCGTATCGCGGGGATCGCCATCGTCCCAGCGCAGACGAGGCCGTCGGGTTGGCCATTGCCATGGCCGGGCTTTTGTTCGCCGTCACACGGTCAACTGGGCGGCATCTGA
- a CDS encoding HU family DNA-binding protein, translated as MATAKKKISPSAAKKTAKAPVATVVRPIKDTFTKGALANHLAEQAGVEPKAVKAVLAALEATVLGSVNKKGAGEFTLPGLLKIGVQKVPAKPKRKGINPFTKEEQVFAAKPATVRIKARALKKLKDAAL; from the coding sequence ATGGCAACTGCAAAGAAGAAGATCTCTCCCTCCGCCGCCAAGAAAACCGCGAAAGCGCCGGTCGCTACCGTCGTGCGTCCCATCAAGGACACCTTCACCAAGGGCGCTCTGGCAAACCACCTGGCCGAACAGGCGGGTGTCGAGCCCAAGGCCGTCAAGGCCGTCCTGGCCGCCTTGGAAGCAACCGTGCTGGGCTCGGTCAACAAAAAGGGCGCGGGTGAATTCACACTGCCCGGGTTGCTGAAGATCGGCGTGCAGAAGGTGCCCGCCAAGCCCAAGCGCAAGGGCATCAACCCCTTCACGAAGGAAGAGCAAGTGTTCGCCGCCAAGCCTGCCACGGTGCGCATCAAGGCCCGCGCGCTGAAGAAGCTCAAGGACGCGGCGCTCTGA
- a CDS encoding DUF2798 domain-containing protein: protein MLPARYAPVLFGFILSGLMSLLVSAISTLRAVGPEADFLALWGGAWLAAWLIAFPVVLLVAPLTRRFVQYFVSEPGLD, encoded by the coding sequence ATGCTGCCCGCCCGCTACGCCCCCGTCCTCTTCGGCTTCATCCTTTCGGGTCTGATGTCCCTGTTGGTTTCGGCTATCTCGACCTTGCGCGCAGTCGGTCCGGAGGCCGACTTTCTGGCTTTGTGGGGCGGTGCATGGCTGGCGGCTTGGCTCATCGCCTTTCCAGTCGTGCTGCTGGTGGCACCGCTCACGCGGCGGTTTGTTCAGTATTTCGTCAGTGAACCTGGGCTTGACTGA
- a CDS encoding helix-turn-helix domain-containing protein has translation MDIAEVAKRSGLPASTLRYYEEKGLIASVGRNGLRRTFEPRVLEQLALISLGQVAGFSLDEIARMFTPDRRPHIQRTMLESKADQIDALMIKLRAMSRGLRHAANCPALSHMECPSFRRLLKAATDGSLTDRVARNARSV, from the coding sequence ATGGACATTGCGGAAGTTGCCAAGCGGTCGGGGCTCCCAGCTTCGACCTTGCGTTACTACGAGGAAAAGGGCTTGATCGCCTCGGTGGGGCGCAACGGACTGCGGCGCACTTTCGAGCCACGCGTGCTGGAGCAACTGGCGCTGATTTCGCTCGGACAGGTGGCGGGGTTCTCCCTGGACGAAATCGCCCGGATGTTCACGCCCGACCGACGGCCCCACATCCAACGAACAATGCTGGAGTCCAAGGCGGATCAGATAGACGCGTTGATGATCAAACTGCGCGCGATGAGCCGGGGACTGCGGCATGCCGCGAATTGCCCGGCACTGAGCCATATGGAATGCCCATCGTTCAGGCGTCTGCTGAAGGCCGCAACAGATGGGTCACTGACCGATCGGGTGGCGCGGAATGCGCGGAGCGTTTGA
- a CDS encoding LysR family transcriptional regulator: protein MDRLQAMEIFVRVVETGSFSAVARERRSTQSAISKQVAGLEKTLGAQLLLRTTRALALTEAGERYFEQARRLVAEVAEAETELRAGDTQLQGWLRVAAPGAFGRLKVLPLVQKFLAAHPGVKVDLRLADGFVDLVEQGIDVAVRIGELTDSSLVARRVGTTRRGLLASRKYLRSLPKTASMPRVPEDLFAHNCIVYSELATRNAWTFTAGPGAGVEPGSSCTVRVGGNLQTNASEVIRAAVLAGQGLGLSPTFLFEEEMARGEVQLLLADWAVQELPLHLVSPLQRRHSAKVRAFGDLVAAAGL, encoded by the coding sequence ATGGACCGATTACAAGCGATGGAAATCTTTGTGCGCGTGGTGGAGACCGGCAGCTTTTCTGCCGTGGCGCGCGAGAGACGCAGCACGCAGAGCGCCATCAGCAAGCAAGTGGCCGGACTGGAGAAAACACTGGGCGCGCAGTTGCTCTTGCGAACGACGCGAGCACTCGCGCTGACCGAGGCAGGCGAGCGCTACTTCGAGCAAGCACGCCGGCTGGTGGCCGAAGTTGCCGAGGCCGAAACCGAACTGCGCGCTGGAGACACGCAGTTGCAGGGCTGGTTGAGAGTGGCGGCGCCAGGTGCGTTTGGTCGCCTCAAAGTTCTACCGCTGGTACAGAAGTTTCTGGCAGCTCATCCGGGGGTCAAGGTCGACCTTCGCCTTGCCGACGGCTTTGTCGACCTGGTTGAGCAAGGCATCGATGTGGCTGTGCGCATTGGCGAGCTAACCGATAGCAGCCTCGTGGCTCGCCGGGTGGGTACGACTCGGCGTGGACTGCTCGCCAGCCGCAAATACCTCCGCTCTCTGCCCAAGACGGCGTCCATGCCGCGTGTGCCCGAGGATCTGTTTGCACACAACTGCATCGTCTATAGCGAACTCGCCACGCGCAACGCTTGGACATTCACAGCAGGACCCGGGGCAGGCGTCGAGCCTGGCAGCAGTTGCACCGTGCGAGTAGGCGGAAATCTGCAGACCAATGCGAGTGAAGTAATCCGCGCGGCCGTGCTCGCAGGACAAGGTTTGGGACTTTCCCCGACATTTTTATTCGAGGAAGAAATGGCCCGCGGAGAGGTACAGCTCTTGTTAGCAGACTGGGCGGTTCAAGAACTCCCTTTGCATCTGGTCAGTCCGCTGCAACGGCGACATTCGGCGAAAGTTCGGGCATTCGGTGACTTGGTTGCAGCTGCCGGACTTTGA
- a CDS encoding flavodoxin family protein: MKNIAVIYHSGQGNTEHFAKHVVAGAQSVAGTEVSLLRAEDLTRDPGSLIAFDGCIFGSPTYLGGVSGSFKSFMDATGGLWRRQQLKGKLASGFTVSALPSGDKQTTLLSMLTFAMQHGMIWVGNPFLPEQNSGVPYEQALNRLGSWTGLMAQAGHSTPGQSYAPGDLRSAEAFGRNFASVLARMAMPTEEAI, from the coding sequence ATGAAGAATATCGCCGTCATCTATCACAGCGGGCAAGGCAATACGGAGCACTTTGCCAAGCACGTCGTCGCTGGTGCCCAGAGCGTGGCCGGTACCGAAGTCAGCCTGCTCAGGGCCGAAGATCTGACCCGAGATCCCGGCAGCTTGATCGCGTTCGACGGCTGTATCTTCGGTTCGCCCACTTACCTGGGCGGCGTCAGTGGTTCGTTCAAGTCCTTCATGGACGCCACTGGTGGTTTGTGGCGCAGGCAACAACTCAAGGGCAAGCTCGCCTCGGGCTTCACCGTCTCGGCCTTGCCCTCCGGTGACAAGCAGACCACGCTGCTGTCCATGCTCACCTTCGCCATGCAGCACGGCATGATCTGGGTGGGCAATCCTTTCCTGCCCGAACAGAACAGCGGTGTGCCCTACGAGCAGGCACTCAACCGCCTAGGCTCATGGACGGGTCTGATGGCACAGGCCGGTCATTCGACCCCGGGCCAGTCTTATGCACCCGGCGACCTGCGCAGCGCCGAGGCCTTTGGCCGAAACTTTGCCAGCGTGTTGGCACGCATGGCCATGCCTACCGAGGAGGCCATCTGA
- a CDS encoding carboxymuconolactone decarboxylase family protein gives MTTINVPSRDQVSPANQALFDNLKKGLGKVPNLYATLAHSEHALGNYLAFQNAKSSMTGKAREVVNLVVSQVNNCEYCLAAHTVIGGMVGFTPEQILEIRRGGASFDVKLDALAKLVKSMAVERGHADTSLVQAFFDAGWTKENLVDAIVIIGDKTVTNYLHGTTKVPVDFPAAPKI, from the coding sequence ATGACCACCATCAACGTCCCCTCCCGCGACCAAGTCAGCCCTGCCAACCAGGCTTTGTTTGACAACCTCAAGAAAGGCTTGGGCAAGGTCCCCAATCTCTATGCCACGCTGGCGCACTCCGAGCATGCATTGGGAAATTACCTTGCGTTCCAAAATGCGAAGAGCAGCATGACCGGCAAAGCTCGTGAGGTCGTGAACCTGGTCGTCAGCCAAGTCAACAACTGCGAGTACTGCCTGGCAGCGCACACCGTGATTGGCGGCATGGTCGGTTTCACTCCCGAGCAAATTCTCGAGATTCGACGCGGTGGCGCAAGCTTCGACGTCAAGCTCGATGCTCTTGCCAAGCTGGTCAAGAGCATGGCCGTCGAACGCGGGCATGCCGACACCTCACTCGTTCAGGCCTTTTTCGATGCGGGCTGGACCAAGGAGAACCTGGTTGATGCCATTGTGATCATCGGCGACAAGACGGTCACGAACTACCTGCACGGCACGACCAAGGTTCCTGTCGATTTTCCTGCCGCACCGAAGATCTAA